From a region of the Bradyrhizobium sp. KBS0727 genome:
- the ptsP gene encoding phosphoenolpyruvate--protein phosphotransferase, which translates to MRSASGGPRVLLRRLRETMAEQVSAQERLDKIVVLIAANMVAEVCSTYVLRVDNTLELYATEGLNRDAVHRTVMSAHEGLVGLVASEATPLNLSDAQSHPAFSFRPETGEEIYHSFLGVPILRAGNTLGVLVVQNRAKRTYVEEEVEALQTTAMVLAEMIASGELAALAQPGAEPAARHSLHKTGAILSDGIALGHVVLHEPRVVITNYIAEDLPKEIKRLDAALAKLRADLDRMLERGDVAEGGEHRDVLEAYRMFANDHGWSHKLHEAVATGLTAEAAVERVQSDTRARMLRSTDPYLRDRLHDLEDLGHRLMRQLVGQDHAPSREQLPENAILIARAMGPAALLDYDRKRLRGLVLEEGTANSHVSIVARALGIPAVGEIANAPGIADPGDAIIVDGTSGSIYVRPSAEIESAYAERVRFRARRQAQYAALRDKPCITKDGQPVELMINAGLVIDLPHIDDTGSAGIGLFRTELQFMVGQSLPRTSDQLALYRTVLDAAGTKPVTFRTLDIGGDKALPYMETVIEENPALGWRAIRLGLDRPGLLRGQIRALLRAGGGRALKIMFPMISEVAEFDQAKAIVERELTYLRQHGHALPERIDVGTMIEVPALLYQLDEILKKVDFVSVGSNDLFQFMFAVDRGNAKVSERFDTMSAPILRALRDIVRKANAAKKSASLCGEMASKPLGALALIALGYRSLSLSATGHGPVKALILDLDAKKAEAMIMPLLDAPSGSVSIRERLTAFAEAEGLSL; encoded by the coding sequence GGTCTCCGCACAGGAGCGCCTGGACAAGATCGTGGTGCTGATCGCGGCCAACATGGTGGCCGAGGTCTGCTCGACCTATGTGCTGCGCGTCGATAACACGCTCGAACTCTACGCCACCGAAGGTCTGAACCGCGACGCCGTGCACAGAACGGTCATGAGTGCGCATGAAGGCCTCGTCGGCCTCGTCGCCAGCGAAGCGACGCCGCTCAATCTCTCCGACGCGCAAAGCCATCCGGCGTTCTCGTTCCGCCCGGAAACCGGCGAAGAAATCTATCACTCGTTCCTCGGCGTGCCGATCCTGCGCGCCGGCAACACGCTCGGCGTGCTGGTGGTGCAGAACCGCGCCAAGCGCACCTATGTCGAGGAAGAGGTCGAGGCGCTGCAGACCACCGCCATGGTGCTGGCGGAAATGATCGCCTCCGGCGAACTGGCGGCGCTGGCGCAACCAGGTGCCGAGCCGGCGGCGCGGCACTCCCTGCACAAGACCGGCGCGATCCTCTCGGACGGCATCGCGCTCGGCCATGTCGTGCTGCACGAGCCGCGCGTCGTTATCACCAATTACATCGCCGAAGACCTGCCGAAGGAAATCAAGCGGCTCGACGCGGCGCTGGCCAAGCTGCGCGCCGACCTCGACCGCATGCTGGAGCGCGGCGACGTCGCCGAGGGCGGCGAGCACCGCGACGTGCTGGAAGCCTACCGCATGTTCGCCAACGACCACGGCTGGTCGCACAAGCTGCATGAAGCGGTTGCCACCGGCCTCACCGCCGAAGCCGCCGTCGAACGCGTGCAATCCGACACCCGCGCCCGCATGCTGCGCTCGACCGATCCTTATTTGCGCGACCGCCTGCACGACCTCGAGGATCTCGGCCACCGCCTGATGCGGCAACTGGTCGGCCAGGACCATGCGCCGTCGCGCGAGCAACTGCCCGAAAACGCCATCCTGATCGCGCGCGCGATGGGCCCGGCGGCGCTGCTCGACTATGACCGCAAGCGGCTGCGCGGCCTGGTGCTGGAGGAAGGCACCGCCAACTCCCACGTCTCGATCGTGGCGCGCGCGCTCGGCATTCCCGCCGTCGGCGAGATCGCCAATGCGCCTGGAATCGCCGATCCCGGCGACGCCATCATCGTCGACGGCACCTCGGGATCGATCTACGTGCGCCCCTCGGCCGAAATCGAATCGGCCTATGCCGAACGGGTACGGTTCAGGGCGCGGCGTCAGGCGCAATATGCGGCGCTGCGCGACAAGCCCTGCATCACCAAGGACGGCCAGCCGGTCGAACTGATGATCAACGCCGGCCTCGTGATCGACCTGCCGCATATCGACGACACCGGCAGCGCCGGCATCGGGCTGTTCCGCACCGAACTGCAGTTCATGGTCGGCCAGAGCCTGCCGCGCACCTCGGACCAGCTCGCGCTGTACCGCACCGTGCTCGATGCCGCCGGCACCAAGCCCGTCACCTTCCGCACGCTCGACATCGGCGGCGACAAGGCGCTGCCCTATATGGAAACCGTGATCGAGGAAAATCCCGCGCTCGGCTGGCGCGCGATCCGGCTCGGACTGGACCGGCCGGGCCTGTTGCGCGGCCAAATTCGCGCGCTGCTGCGGGCCGGCGGCGGTCGTGCGCTGAAGATCATGTTTCCGATGATTTCCGAAGTCGCCGAGTTCGACCAGGCCAAAGCCATCGTCGAGCGCGAGCTGACATATCTGCGCCAGCACGGCCATGCCCTGCCGGAGCGCATCGACGTCGGCACCATGATCGAAGTCCCGGCGCTGCTCTATCAGCTCGACGAAATCTTGAAGAAGGTCGATTTCGTCTCGGTCGGCTCCAACGATCTGTTCCAGTTCATGTTCGCGGTCGACCGCGGCAACGCCAAGGTTTCCGAGCGGTTCGACACCATGTCGGCGCCGATCCTGCGGGCGCTGCGCGATATTGTGCGCAAGGCCAATGCCGCCAAGAAGTCCGCCTCGCTGTGCGGCGAGATGGCCTCCAAGCCGCTTGGCGCGCTGGCGCTGATCGCGCTCGGCTACCGCTCGCTGTCGCTGTCCGCGACCGGCCACGGGCCGGTCAAGGCGCTGATCCTCGACCTCGATGCCAAGAAGGCCGAGGCGATGATCATGCCTCTGCTCGATGCGCCGTCGGGCAGCGTCTCGATCCGCGAGAGGCTGACTGCATTCGCGGAAGCCGAGGGGCTGTCGTTGTAG
- the prfA gene encoding peptide chain release factor 1 codes for MLPEAKLDILLAHHASLEAELLGQLSSEKYVQITRELAELNPLIEAVKAYRAALAEIADTKTLLADSATDPDMRGMAEAELETLQAQVDDLAQKIRVALLPKDAMDDRNVVLEIRAGTGGDEASLFAGDLFRMYERFAALQGWKVEVISASEGTMGGYKEIVAEVQGRGAFAKLKFESGVHRVQRVPDTETQGRIHTSAATVAVLPEVEDVDVDIKSDDLRIETMRAQGAGGQHVNKTESAIRITHIPTGIVVMMQDSRSQHKNRASAMNILRSRIYDAEQQRINAARSAERKEKVGSGDRSERIRTYNFPQGRVTDHRINLTLYKLPQVIAGEALGELTDALTTEHQAAQLAAQGAAA; via the coding sequence ATGTTACCCGAAGCCAAACTCGATATCCTGCTCGCCCACCACGCCTCGCTCGAGGCCGAGCTGCTGGGCCAATTGAGTTCCGAAAAGTACGTCCAGATCACGCGCGAGCTCGCCGAGCTCAATCCGCTGATCGAGGCGGTGAAAGCCTATCGCGCCGCTTTGGCCGAGATCGCGGACACCAAAACCCTGCTGGCGGATTCCGCCACCGATCCCGATATGCGCGGCATGGCGGAGGCCGAGCTCGAAACCTTGCAGGCGCAAGTCGACGACCTCGCGCAGAAGATCCGGGTGGCGCTGTTGCCCAAGGACGCCATGGACGACCGCAACGTGGTGCTGGAAATCCGCGCCGGCACCGGCGGCGACGAGGCCTCGCTGTTCGCCGGTGACCTGTTCCGGATGTACGAGCGGTTCGCGGCCTTGCAGGGCTGGAAGGTCGAGGTGATCTCGGCGTCGGAAGGCACCATGGGCGGCTACAAGGAAATCGTCGCCGAAGTGCAGGGCCGCGGCGCATTTGCAAAACTGAAATTCGAATCCGGCGTGCACCGAGTGCAGCGCGTGCCCGACACCGAAACCCAGGGACGCATTCACACCTCGGCGGCGACGGTCGCGGTATTGCCCGAGGTCGAGGACGTCGACGTCGACATCAAGAGCGATGATTTACGGATCGAGACCATGCGCGCGCAAGGCGCCGGCGGTCAGCACGTCAACAAGACGGAATCGGCGATCCGCATTACGCACATCCCGACCGGCATCGTCGTCATGATGCAGGACAGCCGCTCGCAGCACAAAAACCGCGCCTCCGCGATGAACATCCTGCGTTCGCGGATCTACGACGCCGAACAACAGCGAATCAACGCGGCGCGCTCCGCCGAACGCAAGGAGAAGGTCGGCTCCGGCGACCGCTCCGAGCGCATCCGCACCTACAATTTCCCGCAAGGCCGCGTCACCGACCACCGCATCAATCTGACGCTCTACAAACTGCCGCAGGTGATCGCGGGCGAAGCCCTGGGCGAATTGACCGACGCGCTGACGACCGAGCATCAGGCGGCCCAGCTCGCCGCCCAGGGCGCGGCGGCGTGA
- the prmC gene encoding peptide chain release factor N(5)-glutamine methyltransferase translates to MSASKSFAGQTIEAARRALTARFKSAALDSAGLDARTLAGHALGLDLTGLITSAPRQLTDDESARLEDFARRRLAGEPVARIVGEKEFWGLPLKLSAATLVPRPDTETVVELALELLRADGATGHPLRIADLGTGSGAILLALLSELPTAQGFGTDISEQALQTAAANAVSAGLASRATFIACDYATGLSGPFDLIVSNPPYIRATDIAGLAVEVRKYDPRTALDGGADGLDAYRALIPQAAGLLAPGAALVVEAGEGQSGPINGLMTLAGLAPTGAPKADLAGIPRAVAGRKMPR, encoded by the coding sequence GTGAGCGCCAGCAAATCCTTCGCCGGTCAAACCATCGAGGCCGCGCGGCGCGCGCTCACGGCGCGATTCAAATCAGCCGCGCTCGACTCTGCCGGGCTCGATGCGCGGACGCTGGCCGGTCATGCGCTCGGCCTCGACCTCACCGGCCTGATCACATCGGCGCCGCGGCAACTCACGGACGATGAATCGGCGCGGCTCGAGGACTTCGCGCGCCGTCGTCTTGCGGGCGAGCCGGTCGCGCGCATTGTCGGCGAGAAGGAATTCTGGGGACTGCCGCTCAAGCTTTCGGCGGCAACGCTGGTGCCGCGGCCGGATACCGAGACCGTGGTCGAACTGGCGCTGGAATTGCTGCGTGCCGACGGCGCCACTGGTCATCCGCTGCGCATCGCCGATCTCGGCACCGGCTCGGGCGCGATCCTGCTGGCGTTGTTGTCGGAACTGCCAACGGCACAAGGATTCGGCACCGATATCTCGGAGCAGGCGCTGCAAACCGCCGCCGCCAATGCTGTCAGCGCCGGGCTCGCATCGCGCGCGACGTTCATCGCCTGCGATTACGCGACCGGACTGTCCGGCCCATTCGACCTGATCGTGTCGAACCCACCCTATATTCGCGCGACCGACATCGCCGGTCTGGCGGTGGAAGTCAGGAAATATGACCCGCGCACCGCCCTCGATGGCGGCGCCGACGGGCTGGATGCCTATCGTGCGCTGATTCCCCAAGCCGCCGGTCTTCTGGCACCGGGCGCAGCCCTGGTTGTGGAGGCCGGTGAGGGCCAAAGCGGCCCCATTAACGGTTTGATGACGCTGGCCGGACTGGCGCCCACAGGCGCCCCAAAAGCCGATCTGGCGGGCATTCCGAGGGCGGTCGCGGGCCGCAAAATGCCTCGATAA